A stretch of DNA from Kangiella sediminilitoris:
CCCACTACCTTTGCAGAGCCTATGGTGGCTAGCTTTAAAACATCGGCGTTAGAGATACCGGCATCAGCATACAGCTCCAACTCACGATGCAGTGTAAAACCAGCGATTGCATCGGTACCTGGTACGACTGGAACACCGTTGTCATGAAGCTTTTTAACCATGGCAGACATCGCTTTAATTGAAGCATCATAGGCATCACGCTCTTCAGAACTAATGTCCATAACAGGTTTCGTGTAGCCACGAGCAACGTTAGCTGGCAAGTGTTCGTACACTGGTGCGATTTCCGGATCAACAACTCCTGATTTACGGAACAGGCTGTTAAAAGTCGATACAGTAGCGTCAACCTCAATACCCTTCTCCTTTAACTTAGCAATGAAGTCATTAACTTCTTTACTATCCAGGTCCAGCTCACCGGCTTTTTCACCAACTAAAGAAAAACGTAATCGTTTACGAGTATCGACACCCTTACCCAGGAAGTTTAGGAATAACATATTGATATGCTGAATTTCGTCAAAGCCAGCATCCACAGCTTCCTCCGCTGTCATGAAGGCAGGAATGTGACCACTCAAACGTAACCCTTTGCTATGCACATGCTCTGCTAAAGGCTTAACCCACTCAGGCTCCATCGAACTGTATGTTTTGATCTGTATATAACCACGATCAGCATACCAGTCGACTGCAGCTTTGGCTTCTTCAAGAGAGCTCACGGTCTTACCCATCTTCATGGCATAGGGGCTTTCACGATCCATAAACCCAGCACGATAAACGTCGCCACCGATAATATCGCCACCACGACTGAGTTCATCGATAGCGGTAATATTGTCATGGGTATTACCCATATCACGAACGTTAGTAACACCGGCTGGAATGTTCAGCAAACCATTCGACTTAGTTAGATGGCCATGCATATCCCAGAGCCCAGGAATGACTGTCTTGCCCTTGGCATCCACCAAGGTGTAATTATCACTTGCTTCGATGTCGCCAATTTTTGAAATCTTTCCATCCTCAACCAGAATTGATTGATTCTCAACTAGCTCACCACTTTCAACATCAACATAATTGGCGTTTGTGACCAGAATAGGTTTCTCAGAGGTATGAGTTAACTTTTTGGCTAAGTCTGTCAGATACTGGTTTTCAGCGTCTTTTTGAAGCTTTTGAAGTTTCTCAAGGTTGCTGCGTCCCCAGCCTTTAGCTATTACGCCAAACCAGCCACCACTGTCGGTGGCAAAGAAATTGTTATCTTCATCGTACCAGCCAAATTCAGGGGTAAAACCCAAACCAACTACGCCAAGTAGACGAACTGTTTTCTCTTCCTCTCCCTGAGTTAAAGTAACTGTTTCCAGCTCAATTAAAGAGGCTGTGCCGCTGGGTAAAAGCTCTACTTTTCCATCCTCTGCTTCTAGCAGTCGTTTAACTAGTAGGCTCTGTGAAATACCAGTTCCATCACTGGCTATATAAAATTTTGCAGAATCTACTTCGGCACTTCCCTGCTCATTAAGACTTTTCCATTGAGCGCTACCGTCCTTCATACTAAAAGACTCTTCAATCGGAGCACCAAAAGCGGAAATCCCTTTAATTTCCTGACTGATTATATAGCCACTTTCACCAACGACAGTTGTTTCATCAATGTTAACTCGTCGGTTATTCCAACCCAGTTCCATATGAGCCTTTATAGTATTTCCATCCTGCTCTACTTCTACAAAGCCAGCCTGATCTTCCTTATTGTAAATATTGTAGGTAACGGCTGGCTCCACAACATTTTTTTCTGCTTTACTCTCCTGAGTATCATCAGCTTTATCGTTAGACACTTGCTGTTGATTATTTGTCTGTTCTAGCTGCTCAGGTGTTTTTTGGGATTCACTGTCATCGCTGCAGCCGGATACTGCCAGCATCACACTTATGGCAATCGCAGAAATGGTTATTTGTTTTCTCATACCTGTAGTCCTTTGTTTGATGAAGTTTATGTTTTACCAGTAAATACGATAAAAGCCCAGCATCAGGCTGGGCTTAGTTCACTTTATATTGTCTAATCGGTGATTAGCTGATAGCTATCAAATTTGTCAAATGCTTTGACCAAGTCAGCTTCTTTTTGATCCACCTTCTGAACTAGCATACATAATTCTTCTGCCTGCTGTTCAAGCTTTTCTGCCCTTGCTTCCATGGTAGCTTCCATTTCTTTACCAAAAGCTTCCATTCTTTGCTCAAAGGCTTTAACCTTTTCCTCGTTGCCACTCATTGCAGCTACGATCATTTCACCGACATGACCTTCAACAAAGTCTGTCACCGCTGTCTCAATCAAAGCTTCAAACTCAGCTTCAAAATCTGAGCTCTCCAGGTAGCTTTCCAAACCTTTGGGACGAAAATGATTTTGGCTAATATGTTTTCTCAGATCTGAAGAAATAGTTTCAACTTTAGCCATAAACTCTTCAGCTTTTTCAGGCTGATCCTGCATCAGAGCAGCCGTAATCATACCAACGGCTTCAATCGCTATAGCGCTCGCCTCTTCAGCAACGCCTGATGCTGCCGGCAGTAAGTCCCGAACCTGCTCATTGTATTGCTGTAAAAGGGTTAGCTGCTGCGGTGATAGAATTTGCTTTTCACCATCAAGGTAAAGGCTGTCGTTACTGGTTATTAATACTTTTTGCTGGTCTTCACTGGAAAATGTCAGTTTATCGCCCTTAATTTCAATATCATAAGCGAAATCGGCATTACACGTAACATCATTGGAATATGCAGACGCAGTGGATGCGGTAAACACCATTCCAACGGCGATTACTGTAGATTTTATAGACTGAATCATAGAGAACTCCTTTATCAAATAACTGTTGGTACACTTATAAGATGAGGGAATTCCCTAAAAAGGTTTAGTTAATTAATGTGAAAAGAAGCGCTATAGAGTAACAAAATGTAAATGCGGCCAAAGCCGAACCTCTCTATAACGCTTTATATACAGCGCTTAAACGCCGATATTGCTCAGGCTATTAGAAATCCTTCTTATAAAACTGCTCAATGAGGGGTATTCTCGTTCAAAGTTATACAGACGCTCCTGGAAGCGCTCTAATAAGTATTCCTCTGGATTCTCTTCAGCATCTTG
This window harbors:
- a CDS encoding amidohydrolase family protein → MRKQITISAIAISVMLAVSGCSDDSESQKTPEQLEQTNNQQQVSNDKADDTQESKAEKNVVEPAVTYNIYNKEDQAGFVEVEQDGNTIKAHMELGWNNRRVNIDETTVVGESGYIISQEIKGISAFGAPIEESFSMKDGSAQWKSLNEQGSAEVDSAKFYIASDGTGISQSLLVKRLLEAEDGKVELLPSGTASLIELETVTLTQGEEEKTVRLLGVVGLGFTPEFGWYDEDNNFFATDSGGWFGVIAKGWGRSNLEKLQKLQKDAENQYLTDLAKKLTHTSEKPILVTNANYVDVESGELVENQSILVEDGKISKIGDIEASDNYTLVDAKGKTVIPGLWDMHGHLTKSNGLLNIPAGVTNVRDMGNTHDNITAIDELSRGGDIIGGDVYRAGFMDRESPYAMKMGKTVSSLEEAKAAVDWYADRGYIQIKTYSSMEPEWVKPLAEHVHSKGLRLSGHIPAFMTAEEAVDAGFDEIQHINMLFLNFLGKGVDTRKRLRFSLVGEKAGELDLDSKEVNDFIAKLKEKGIEVDATVSTFNSLFRKSGVVDPEIAPVYEHLPANVARGYTKPVMDISSEERDAYDASIKAMSAMVKKLHDNGVPVVPGTDAIAGFTLHRELELYADAGISNADVLKLATIGSAKVVGNEENVGSITEGKQADLVFVDGNPLEDMSDLRQIALVIKGQRLYKPDEIYESIGVKPFTSSIDF
- a CDS encoding DUF2884 family protein gives rise to the protein MIQSIKSTVIAVGMVFTASTASAYSNDVTCNADFAYDIEIKGDKLTFSSEDQQKVLITSNDSLYLDGEKQILSPQQLTLLQQYNEQVRDLLPAASGVAEEASAIAIEAVGMITAALMQDQPEKAEEFMAKVETISSDLRKHISQNHFRPKGLESYLESSDFEAEFEALIETAVTDFVEGHVGEMIVAAMSGNEEKVKAFEQRMEAFGKEMEATMEARAEKLEQQAEELCMLVQKVDQKEADLVKAFDKFDSYQLITD